attctctcttttttttatatatcaaaaaaaagttataataCTCCTCTGAGAAGATAAATTGAGATCTAATCTTCCTTCAGCATGATGTCATTAATAGGAGCACCCTTGTACGAGGCTCCATTGGAGCATTGGGTTTTAATGGTTGAAAGAGTTGCTAACCATTTTATGCTTAAATGCAAGCCCTTATTAAGTTACAGAGCtgaaaaaatttaaatggtgTGTTACAATTCTTTCTTCCATGTGCACAAACCTCTGaaaatatttgaattttcaatgtGTGCAGTATGTATGGTAGCAAGCTGAATTCGACATCATTGAGTGTAAAACAAGTATTAGTCTCCACTTTCACCTCCAGAAACAGCAGCAAAAATTCCGCATGTATTTTCATATGGCTGGAGGCTATAAGTGTTCTCAATTTCCTTCATATGATGCAGGGGACACAGAATTTATGTTGTGGGCATCAATGTGTCCTCCTTTTCGTTTGATTCTTAAAACTGGAATATGTGTAACTCATGCTTAGATGATCATTTCCTGAGATCAAAGACTGCTTAGATGAAGTGTCCACTTTTGGCTTCGCCAAATGCCACACCGAGAAAATGAGGAGTAACAGAAGGATTTGGGGTCGGTAAGGACGTGAAGTACGAGGAGGTGAAAATTTTTCCACATGAGGATGCATGGAATGCCTATATTGTTGGTGTTGCTAACTGTTCGTAGTATTTTGCAATCTCTGACTGGGATGCTGCGACTGATTGCTATGACGAACAGAGCAACAGCAAGAGTAAGCATGATTAGGTGAAAGTGAGCTATTTACATGGTAGTGAACTGGATTCTAAATGGGCAAGAATAATGGAATGGAATTTGAATGGTGTAATTTGACACATTTAGGAATCTTGTTGCTTGATTGTTCTGTGAAAATTGCTGAGTCTCACATGTTCGGCTGTCACACGTTTTATACGAGCCCAAGCCTCTCTGTTCCATTAGTTTTTTCCGTCTTGGTTGGCCTTGGAGGCTGGTTTTTGGAATCGGAGGTATTCTGTTGAATCTTTAGTTGCATTATCTGCAGCTATAGAAACTTGTGTACTCCCGCGAGGACTCTTTTTCCCATATGTTTATTTTTGTACATATCTTCCATCTGTttatttttgtacataaaatataacattttgTCCCTCAATTATACtcatagtttcactttcgtTCTTAAACTCTTTTTGCTTTTTAACTTCGTCCTTCAATATTTATGTCatccttcaagtgagagagtAGTCGAAAAAATCCAACGCGATATCTATTTGGCATATCAGAGTAATCCTAGTTGACAAACGTAGTCGATATTATCCATAAACTATTAATGTCTAGCACTTTTAGTGCTTAAACACTTTGGGGATTTTGAAGAGTTAAGTATTTTAGGAATTTTGTGAGATGATAGGTGTAAATTTTAAGCTAAGTGGAATGACAGGTGTAAAACTTTCGTCAATTGGGATGTCACGTATGATTTTTCTGATGTTGGCATCATTTGAGGGACGAATGAGATACCTTTGGatagttgagggatgattttaagaggaaaaaaatataaggacaaaaatgaaataagaGTATAATTGAGgaaccaaatatatatttttgtcattATTTTAAAGTCGGCAacatcaataaaagaaaataaaaggttgATATTTAAGTCTGTGACGGTGTGACCACCTGCGCACGTGTTCTGAGTTCTGACTCGTGAGGTTTGAACATTTGCATGTTTTGAACAcattttttaagtttttattttatattttttaagcGCAACTTCTTAAGACCGCTGTTAATCAACGCTATCATTAACAGTTTTTGATGACTATGGATGTGTTTGGTAGAGTTgatagattgattttcaatattagTGGAAATGCTGTGAGAAATATGTTGAGTTTAAAGTTGTGGAATATGCAGTGAGctatttgactaattaaaaaTTGATACTAGCGGAAATGCAGTTGAATTaatgtattataatattagattttataatttttatatcaaattttgttattaaatttaatataatgaatataaatttattaataaaactaataaagtaattatttttattaaatattaaatataatgattttataatgatttttatttttatttttattaatcttacatttaatttattaaataaaattaatgttaacaataaaatttaaaaattattataataattacttatgtaaaatcaaataaatttgatatcactataaataaatttgatattaatataaatttattaatatgtttaatataaatatgtaatatttaaaTACGTAAAGGTTTATAAAGGTATGGGTCCCATGCAAAAAGGCATGGGACCCACAGGGAAAAGaatttttaaaatagaaaataacataGAGGCGTGTGACCCACGCCTTTATTTCAATCCGCTGATCAAATAAGCTCCCTTATTAGATGCCAGCGGAACCGTTGTGCGCTTGGCAGCGGTTCCGCTGTAGTTTCACAGAGCATTGGCCGTCAATGGCCCGATTAGCGAATTCGTTGTGGCCAACcccctgccaaacaggcagtaTGACGAGTAGGGGTGATAAAATTATATTGGgttcggatgatcgaatttgtctgattcggattaaactaagtttggacataagttatatgtttgaaattcgggttcaaatataaaaaaaaaaaaaaaatattcgatttacttgtttgaACTCTAATTCAGATTAAATTATTATCATATTTACTAGTCTGAATGTAAACTAATccgaatttgatcaattaaatacgtctaAAATTTAATGAGTTAGGGTATGaacatttaaatattttgtaaacaattATCGACCTGAGACCTATCCGAATCGATTTGTTGTCACCGCTAGTGATGAGTTGGGCCTTGAGGGTCAAGATCGAAACGGGCCCACATATATTATGAAAGGGCCCAGTTGATGTCAAACATCAAAACGTCTGCACCGTACGTTCACCGTGTTGTTTGAAGCTCGAGCAACTAACGAGTCGCAAGAAATGGTCCAAAATTGGCTTCTTTTTAAAACTGTGACGTGGCTTAAACGGCTTCGAGAAGATTTTGATGGCTACAATGCATAAGAGAGAGAGACCGTCTTTGGATTAAACGCGTACGTAAATtctgtgtgagagagagaaacagcGTGCGTTTggtagaaaagaaaaggaaagacagGGAGAAAGTGTGTGGAATCTTCAACCAGGGCCAGGGGACCAGGAATCCTAGAGCCTTTCCTTTTTTGTGAAGGGGCTTTTTAATTCTGTGTTCCCTTCCCTTCCCATCATCCATATCcaattcctcctcctcttcctttgCTTTTCGGATTTCATTCTCCAACAAAATACTGATCCTTCCAATTCCTTCCTCTTTTCACAAATCATCAACGATTGAAGGTAAGTTTCTTTCTATTTTATAATAATTCGATTATAATTTTGATGAATCGCGTCAGATCATGCGCTAGGTATCCTTATAAGGGCCTTGTTTTATGGATCTGGTGgttatcttttcatttttgctGTCTTATACCGATTGTTGAAATTTTACAGCTAAGGATTTGATTCATTGAAAGGGAGAAATGGCGGAAGAGCACCGACAACAGGCACCGAAACTATGCGCCAACAACTGCGGCTTCTTTGGGAACCCAGCGACGGAAAACCTCTGTTCTAAATGCTGTCGCGATATCCAGCTAAAGGAGCAACAATCTTCCAACGCCAAGCTCGCCTTTAATCAAACCTTCGTCTCCGCTTCAACCTCAACATCGCCTGCCTCCGAACCAGCCGTTGATCCGCCTCAAGTTGCTGTGAACCAGACGGTGTCGGTGGTGGTGAAGGAGAATGGGGCGGCTGCGACGAAGCGGGCGAACCGATGCACAACGTGCCGGCGGCGGGTGGGACTGACGGGGTTCAAGTGCAGGTGCGAGATGGTCTTCTGTGGGACCCACAGGTACCCGGAGCAGCACGCCTGCGACTTCGACTTCAAGGGCATGGGACGGGAACAGATTGCACAAGCGAATCCCCTAATCAAGGCCGAGAAGCTTGAAAAGATATGATAAATTGGTAATGTGTGCTTGATCTGAAATTAAAGAGAGCTCGTGTTTCTTTCTGAATTGTGTATTAAAGTGAAGTCAATTCGATGGGAAGGCCCGTCCGTCCGTCCGGCCGATAGTGCGGCCTTCAGGAGGTAGGTTGGGGGTTTGGTGGGTGTATTGTTAAATTTGTTATGTAATGTAATGAATTCTATGGTATTCAATGTCGATGGTTTCAATTATGTTTTATCatatttgattatattattattatggtAGTATAATTTTAGGATATGATTCCAGATTAAATTAATAACCATGGTTGATCTGCGAATTCTGCTAGTTGTTAATAGTCCAGACTATGTAACAAAGGATTATCCTTACCAACATCAAGGTATTAACGGTGAAATAGAAACAAAGACAAAGTGGACATGTCACCTATTCTTAAGTGTCAAAGGGGTGCTCTTTAATTCCAAATTCTTTAATTCGGAATGAATCAAATCTTCCCATGTAGGATTGAAAGTTACCACAGAATTTTGAATGAATCAAATATCCCACGTAGGATTAGAACCTACGACTAGTTAGGTTGTTGATAATTGATTGGACCCTACAACCAATCAGTTAACAATGACAATCAATTAATAGCGACCGCTCTATTACCGAGCATTGTCAATAGCTAACTTGTGTTAGACGATTTTTCATTGAGCATAAATCACCTATTATAATGTATGAGTGTATCTCAATTAATAGTTATATTTTCTATGTTGAACATGAAATCAAATGGAACatgaacatatataatcaatagAAGTTCATGTAGCTATACAAAAGGCATATTCAATATGTTCTATAAAAGGCATATTCGAATATGGTATTCTAAAACAAAATGCATATCAAAATCTGGCAGCTCATGTAAGCTTGAAATATGATATTCTTAAACAAAATGTAGATTTTATGCAATACCATATCATTTCGAAAATAGTGTCCACTCCAATCATCAATGGTGTAGGAGACTCAACAACATTGCCCTGTAAACAACAACGACAAATGCAATGTTGCCTCAACAGTGAGAAAAGGTGTCTCAACTAAACCATCAAAAGCCCTATCTCTGTTAGGTTAGGGTTAAATTGACATGTTCATCGTTAATGGTCTCTTCTCCGTCGAATGAGGGTTCTTCATCATCAACCGCTGGTTCGTAATCCATATCGTCTCCATCCGACGTCCGCATTACTCCGGTGAAGGCTCCGTCGAAGATGTTGTCAAACACTTCATCGTCTTGGGGAGTGATGGGTCTGGCGTTGTAAGGGAAGATGGAGAgtgtagagaagaaggagaaagaagggAAGGAGGGAAATGAGAAGTGATAGGGCCAGTTGGGAGTGTTATTAAATTGaggtttttttgaatttttggagTGTCCTTAGCTAACTCTAGAATGCAACTAGTCCCATCAAAACAAATACAAAAGAATGACATCAACCATTGCGCAAGGGCAAAACAAAGCGAAACCCAAGAGAAAGGATTTCTTGTTCTGGAGCCTTTGAATATATTCTGCATTCCCTTACCTTTCATTGCATGTTATCGATTGATCGAATGGTAATCATTGCAAGTTCCCTAGGTGGCTTGCCCCTGCCACGGTTCAATCCTACAACAAAAAACCATTCTTGATCTACTCAACTGCTCACAGTGTTCACCATCCAACACAAAAATCATCGTCCCCATAACAGTTATCTATTAGCTATTATCATCATATTGATCATATGGAATTTTATCCTTtagttttatatgtattattatgtatatatatttcgtTGCCTAAAGGATCCAAAAGGACATTCGTTTGCTGCCAAAATCACAAATCACTGTCTTGTTCTTCCCAAAGCTGCACCAGCTATGCATAGCCGATTCATTTTTATTCCATTGAATATTAGTGTCGAATTCACCTCCACCGTTGGATTGTACCTCCACATTGTAAGCACTCCTTGTGCAAAACACACTATAAATATCTCTTCCGATATAGTAACTCCGGTGTGTTACGTGGTGGCTGTATATAGCGACACTTGTCACCACTCTGTTTTCCCGGCGAGTTATGAAGCCTCTGTTTATCATTCTGTTACTCATTGCTTTCACCGCATCGTTAACCAGTCGGATCTCAAATCGGGGCTTTTTCGCCCATTTTGACCTCGAAGGAAACATATTGATTCTACCAACTCCAACTCCGCCGGTGTTCAACTCTACGCTTCTGAAGATGGCAGCCGTCGATACAGGCGAGGCGGGTTTGAAACAAGAGATAGAGGACATACTAAAAACCGATAGAGAATTCACTGACGGAGGCGGATACTGGACCTCCGACTCTCCCCGGCGGAGGTTCAGTCAACAAGAAGTAAGAGTAACCTCGTCGAAAGTTATCCCGGAATTTAAGAGGGTTTTGCGCAACTGGGCGGAAAAACAGAGGTATGGAGGGAATATAATGACGGAATTGGTGAAACTAGTGAAGCACCGAATTGACGAACACAACGGGTCGGTGGGTTCGGACTCGAAATACAATTCGTGTGCGGTTGTGGGGAATAGTGGGATTCTGTTGAAGAAAGAGTACGGAAGACTAATCGACAGTCACGAAGTGGTGATTCGAATCAACAATGCGAAAACAGAGAATTTCGAGAGAAACGTTGGATCTAAAACCAGCATTTCATTTGTGAATAGTCATATATTGAATGAATGTTCGACGAAAGAGCGAAGAGGGTGTTACTGCCAACCATACGCAGAGAATGTGCCGACGGTGATGTATATATGTCAACCTCTGCATCTCTTGGCCTATACACAGTGTAATTGGACTCGCAATGCGCCAACGATTGTCACCGACGGGAGGTTTGACGTGTTAAGTTCACGAATCGTCAAGTATTATTCATTGAAACGGTTTGTTGAGGAGGAAGGGAAGAGGGCGGAGGAATGGGCGGCGGCCCATGATAATGAGTTCTTCCATTACTCGTCTGGAATGCAAGCCGTGTTGCTGGCCCTGGGTGTTTGTGAGAAAGCGAGCTTGTTTGGGTTCGGGAAATGGGTTTCTGCTAAGCATCATTATCATAGTGAACAGAGGACTGAGATTCGATCGCATGATTATGAGGCAGAGTATGCGTTTTATGGAGATTTGGTGAACAATACGTGGGGAGTACCGTTCATTACAGGGGAGTTCAAGTTTCCTCCGGTGGTGATTTATCAATGAATTTTGACTGATTTTGGACCCCCTTTTTTGGCGATGTTActtgatgtttttgtggaacGGAGTCGTTTCATTCTTGTCATAAAGTGTAATCAATACAAGAAAGAGTAAACGGAACATGTCATTGAATTATCCAAcatgtttttgatgttttggttatTGATAAGTTCAAATCaacaaattcaattacaataaataaaattgaaaccAAGATCGGAATTACTCTGATCGCGTTAAAAACTGACTTCAGTCTTGATGACGTATGAGATGGTAGGATTGAAGTTATCCTCAGAACCTCCGCTGATGAGGGTGATCTGCACAAGAGAATACATAAGCTAAGGAGGACCCGAATGTGTGCTCGAGGACCTATCCAACGTTCAAGTCAATAACTATAAATGAGAGTGCGGTGATCATAGCTCTCTTAAACAGTTCATGAGTTAAAGATAATGCAGAAATGCAAAAGTTAGAGCCTTTTACCTGTAGTGTGGTGGCGGTCCCTTTCTAGTTTTGTGTAACCTTACCATATAATATGGCAACCGTAACCCTTTagtctgataaaaaaaaaaaaaaaaaaaaccgtaaCCCTTTAGTGAAATGGCAAAGCAAACACGTCTTTTAATATTTCATTCTTCCAGTCTTGGGAGGCAAGAGTCTTGAATACAAAATTTGCATCTGCAGCGAACTGTAGGTGTTAAAATCTAATTAAGACGGCTACACAAGAGTGTATTTATTTGTGCCTGATAaaatatgtatacatacacaGCAGTGGCTGTTTGCAttcaagaaaagaacaaaagctaTCATATATCATCCACATCATACAGCTTTACAATACCCGGCAAGCATCTATCCCCCATCTCTTCAAACAACAAGGACCACCATCCCCCAATCATTTACAAAACTTACACCAACTTCTTCTACACCCTCACATCATCTCCACAGAAACAGGCCTCAGGACAAAACAAGCCAAGGGAGGAACAAAAACTAACCTAGGAGACCTTTCTTTGCTGTTTTCATTCCTCTAATCCATCACCACACCCTTCTTTTCATATTTCACTCCCACCAAGAACCTTATGCTCACCTGCAATTTCCAAAAACATGATTGTTCAGACTACAAGAGCCAGCCCCTTCTGTAATCAAAGAAACTGCACTTCTTTCTCAACGTATCATATTTGTACCTGTTTTGGGTCATAGGTAGCGTACTCACTGTATTCAAGAGGACTGTCTTTGTGACCTGATGGAACCAAACGGCCACAAGGAACCTTGATGTCGTCTCTCCAAACAGTGTGTTGTGATTCGTCAGTTGTCTTTCTTCCCCATCCCTTCACGCCAATCTTTTTCTCAGCCAATGTCTTAGTATCCTGTGATGCCATCAAAAACTGCAATTAGTTTCTGGGTACCATGTATGTGGAGCAACCATTCTAACTTGGCATCCACGACTAACATACCATCTCAGGCGGGCTGTCAACCTCGATAATGTTATCGCCAATAGATACAACAGCCAACACCAAGAAACCCTCGAGTCTATCTACAGCTGTAAAACCATATCGGGCAGCCTCAGCAGCAGCATCAAAACAAACAACTGCCCGGCCAAACTGCAAAGGCCCGATGTTATAAACAAGGAAATTAAACTTATTAATCATTCCTACAAAATGAAAAATTGTGATCCTTTCATACCATATAACCTGGAACTGGAAGAGGATAGATAGCTGGAAAGAATCCTTTATGCAAGTGCCTCAAAAGACATGCGCTGCGAGTTCCTGATACGCAGCATCAAATAAATACATCATCAAATAGAAGGGCCACCAGTGAgcaccaagaaaaagaaaattcatcatAGTAGTACTACGATCAAGTCTTACCACACCACAAGAGAAACTTGTTGGGCAACTTCTCAATTTCATCCAGTGAATGACATGCACTTGGTTCAACCGCAAAGATCTTATCGACAGAAATCCCATATTTCTGTACCAAAATCAA
This genomic stretch from Tripterygium wilfordii isolate XIE 37 chromosome 22, ASM1340144v1, whole genome shotgun sequence harbors:
- the LOC119990646 gene encoding zinc finger A20 and AN1 domain-containing stress-associated protein 3-like, with the translated sequence MAEEHRQQAPKLCANNCGFFGNPATENLCSKCCRDIQLKEQQSSNAKLAFNQTFVSASTSTSPASEPAVDPPQVAVNQTVSVVVKENGAAATKRANRCTTCRRRVGLTGFKCRCEMVFCGTHRYPEQHACDFDFKGMGREQIAQANPLIKAEKLEKI
- the LOC119990772 gene encoding beta-1,6-galactosyltransferase GALT29A-like, giving the protein MKPLFIILLLIAFTASLTSRISNRGFFAHFDLEGNILILPTPTPPVFNSTLLKMAAVDTGEAGLKQEIEDILKTDREFTDGGGYWTSDSPRRRFSQQEVRVTSSKVIPEFKRVLRNWAEKQRYGGNIMTELVKLVKHRIDEHNGSVGSDSKYNSCAVVGNSGILLKKEYGRLIDSHEVVIRINNAKTENFERNVGSKTSISFVNSHILNECSTKERRGCYCQPYAENVPTVMYICQPLHLLAYTQCNWTRNAPTIVTDGRFDVLSSRIVKYYSLKRFVEEEGKRAEEWAAAHDNEFFHYSSGMQAVLLALGVCEKASLFGFGKWVSAKHHYHSEQRTEIRSHDYEAEYAFYGDLVNNTWGVPFITGEFKFPPVVIYQ